Proteins encoded in a region of the uncultured Paludibaculum sp. genome:
- a CDS encoding class I SAM-dependent methyltransferase, with product MKIESSQALHLSPVHPAAHADATKQPGHWLLASLGKRVLRPGGLELTRQLIEHLATGSSDDVVEFAPGLGATARLTLSKRPRSYVGVERDQAVARQLQTELGSPNVRIVSASAESTQLAANSASIVYGEAMLSMQTPEQKCRILAEAYRILKPGGRYGIHELALLPDNIDEAPRKVIEREMSMNIHVGVRPATLAEWRHLLGQAGFQLEWQTLAPMHLLEPKRMLDDEGIAGVLRIAFNLLRRPAARRRVLSMRRMFSRHAIHLGAVAIVCAKPAR from the coding sequence ATGAAGATCGAGTCGTCACAAGCCCTGCATTTGTCGCCGGTGCATCCGGCTGCGCACGCCGACGCCACCAAACAGCCTGGCCACTGGCTGCTCGCGAGCCTGGGAAAACGCGTGCTCCGACCCGGCGGGTTGGAACTGACAAGGCAACTCATCGAGCACCTGGCAACCGGAAGCTCCGATGACGTAGTCGAGTTCGCCCCCGGTCTCGGCGCAACGGCTCGTCTGACGCTGAGTAAGCGCCCCAGGAGCTATGTGGGCGTCGAGCGGGATCAGGCGGTCGCGCGACAACTCCAGACGGAACTCGGAAGTCCGAATGTCCGCATTGTCTCCGCGTCGGCGGAATCTACTCAGCTGGCAGCGAATTCGGCAAGCATCGTTTACGGCGAAGCCATGCTGTCGATGCAAACTCCGGAGCAGAAGTGCCGGATTCTTGCTGAAGCTTACCGGATATTGAAGCCAGGGGGCCGTTATGGCATCCACGAGCTTGCTCTGTTGCCGGACAACATTGATGAAGCGCCGCGTAAGGTAATTGAGCGTGAGATGTCCATGAACATCCATGTCGGTGTGAGGCCCGCGACTCTCGCAGAGTGGCGACATCTCCTGGGCCAGGCCGGCTTCCAACTCGAATGGCAAACTCTGGCTCCGATGCATCTCCTCGAGCCAAAGCGAATGCTGGACGACGAGGGCATCGCCGGAGTATTGCGCATCGCTTTCAATCTCCTCAGGAGGCCGGCTGCTCGTCGCCGAGTCCTTTCCATGCGGCGCATGTTCAGCAGGCATGCTATTCACCTCGGCGCGGTCGCCATCGTCTGTGCAAAGCCGGCGCGGTAG
- a CDS encoding PepSY-associated TM helix domain-containing protein: MRQWLRRYIERPQELWLRKAMFQIHLWLGLLLVVYVVMIGVSGSILVLRSEFQQWTGLNPVLPAIQSNGRPDIGFAGAVASVRRQYPKARIGLVYPPRKENPGYFALISSGRDRLLVTVHPHGGEILRADPPTPNWLTWIGQMHYFLLMGRTGFVVNGIASALLIAMSLSGLFLWWPGIRRWITAVRLDFGLGWKRINWDLHNVTGFWTLGIVLIWAVSGVYLVWPREFTAVVNRFSRVSLEGAREGRIRVAENKKLEVRELARIVAEAPGRIPGSHVGAISFPTTPTAPLQLYMVRNGRESLSGADFVYYEPSTGAHLKTSLRNDPKTFGDWIIWLMRPLHFGTHWGMAVKVIWFALGLSLPLLGITGVIMYWNRYLSRQWNRLKRRGTNTGRVAASRPSEQRY, from the coding sequence ATGCGGCAATGGCTTCGGCGGTACATTGAACGCCCACAGGAGTTATGGCTGCGCAAGGCCATGTTCCAGATCCACCTATGGCTGGGATTGCTACTGGTGGTCTATGTGGTGATGATTGGCGTGAGCGGATCGATTCTCGTGCTGCGGAGCGAGTTTCAGCAGTGGACCGGGCTGAATCCGGTCCTGCCTGCCATCCAGTCCAACGGCCGCCCCGATATCGGCTTTGCGGGAGCGGTGGCAAGCGTTCGCCGGCAGTACCCGAAGGCTCGCATTGGTCTGGTGTATCCGCCGCGGAAGGAAAACCCGGGCTATTTCGCACTGATCTCCAGTGGACGCGACCGGTTGCTGGTGACGGTGCATCCCCATGGCGGCGAGATTCTGCGCGCCGATCCGCCGACGCCCAACTGGCTGACCTGGATCGGCCAGATGCACTACTTCCTGCTGATGGGTCGAACGGGATTTGTGGTGAACGGCATTGCTTCCGCACTGCTGATCGCAATGTCGCTGAGCGGGCTGTTCCTGTGGTGGCCCGGCATCCGGCGCTGGATCACGGCGGTGAGGCTGGACTTCGGTCTGGGCTGGAAGCGAATCAACTGGGACCTGCACAACGTGACAGGTTTCTGGACTCTTGGTATTGTCCTGATCTGGGCGGTTTCCGGGGTGTACCTGGTGTGGCCTCGTGAGTTCACTGCCGTGGTGAACCGTTTCTCCCGCGTATCACTGGAAGGCGCACGGGAAGGCCGGATCCGCGTGGCGGAGAACAAGAAACTGGAAGTTCGCGAGTTGGCGCGCATCGTTGCCGAGGCGCCCGGGCGCATTCCCGGCTCGCATGTGGGCGCCATCAGTTTCCCCACCACCCCAACGGCCCCGCTGCAGCTATACATGGTGCGGAACGGCAGGGAGTCACTGAGCGGCGCGGATTTCGTCTACTACGAGCCGTCGACGGGGGCGCACCTGAAGACCTCTCTGCGAAACGATCCCAAAACGTTCGGCGACTGGATCATCTGGCTGATGCGCCCGCTTCACTTCGGTACGCATTGGGGGATGGCTGTGAAGGTCATCTGGTTTGCGCTGGGCCTGTCGCTGCCATTGCTGGGCATCACCGGGGTGATCATGTACTGGAATCGCTACCTCAGCCGACAATGGAACCGTCTGAAGCGACGCGGAACCAACACTGGTCGCGTCGCCGCAAGCAGACCCTCGGAGCAAAGGTACTGA
- a CDS encoding TonB-dependent receptor, which translates to MQLIYNAVWRAGWIGAAVATLAFSQQVQVSGYVKDASGGVVSGASIILRENATNQNRTATTNAEGLYTVSVQRPGLYEISAQAAGFDRTVVENLKLEVAAKVTQDLELKVSGAAETVTVSATGLSINTVDSSVSTVVNRQFVENMPLNGRSFQSLLTLTPGVTAVVSTRGQGQSGSMSVNGQRTEANYFLVDGVSANTGAYPSTPGWGAGYGGSTPGETALGTTQSLVSLDALEEFRATTSTYSAEYGRFPGGQFSFTTRSGTNQFHGSLFEYFRNDVLDANNWFSNSTATAKPKERQNNFGGTLGGPVVHDRTFFFVSYEALRLRTPQPAAVTDVPTMALRASAPEVLRPFLNAFPMPNGPESGNGLATFTSSWSNPGTLDSTSVRIDHSLSQNFKLFGRYADSPSENRLRSTSNLARATIQEGSSRSATIGATNVFSAHLTNDARFSYTRNAQGQVHELDTFGGATPISIGSLPGYNNSSQHWVDFYLQWGLRPSYALNSKRNAQHQINITDSLSAYFGSHRIKFGLDYRRLATSQPSAELYQFAIFNSLAELTSNTPGNVTLERFTGAVAPVYQNFSLFVQDEWRLKPRLTLSAGLRWDVNPAPADANGNQPYNANQLDNIATIALAPQGDPLFKTRWANLAPRLGLAWQARQNNRGFDTVVRLGAGLFYDTANSNASMGYFGVGRASALRYLSNSSAFPASPSQFALLKPEDISTPYNFTLYAIDRNMKSPYTMSWSAAMEQGLGQAQTLAVTYIGSGSRQLPVAWTINAALLSAVNPNFINWGMGYTTNAANSGHQALQFQFQRRMARGLQASVSHTWAHTIDDATNNFTTSKLLRGDSDYDVRHNFQAAVTWDVPGRHLLTRDWSLDTRFVSRSGLPVDILGTTAVDPTLGIQVSYQPNVVAGQPLYLYNGALPGGRAINFNAFSSAPAGMQGNSGRNIARGFGATQLDLAVRRDFVITERFRLQLRAEGFNILNHPIFGSIYNQLSVGAARFGLAYNTMNTQLGGLNSLYQMGGPRSLQLALKLRF; encoded by the coding sequence ATGCAACTCATTTACAATGCAGTGTGGCGGGCCGGATGGATTGGAGCCGCCGTGGCAACGTTGGCGTTCTCTCAGCAGGTTCAAGTCTCGGGGTATGTGAAGGATGCAAGCGGCGGCGTGGTGAGCGGCGCATCCATCATCCTGCGTGAGAATGCCACCAACCAAAACAGGACGGCGACCACGAACGCGGAGGGCCTCTACACGGTCTCCGTCCAGAGGCCCGGGCTTTACGAGATTTCGGCGCAGGCGGCCGGCTTTGACCGGACCGTGGTCGAGAACTTGAAACTCGAAGTAGCCGCGAAGGTCACACAGGACCTTGAGTTGAAAGTCAGCGGCGCCGCGGAGACGGTCACCGTGTCCGCAACAGGGCTCAGCATCAACACGGTGGATTCGAGCGTCAGCACCGTGGTGAACCGGCAGTTCGTGGAGAATATGCCGCTGAACGGGCGCAGCTTCCAGAGCCTCCTCACCCTCACCCCCGGTGTCACTGCCGTGGTTTCCACCCGTGGACAAGGGCAGAGTGGATCCATGAGCGTGAATGGTCAGCGGACCGAAGCGAACTACTTCCTGGTGGACGGCGTCAGCGCCAACACAGGCGCCTACCCCTCCACGCCGGGCTGGGGCGCGGGCTACGGCGGTAGCACGCCCGGCGAGACGGCATTGGGGACCACGCAGAGCCTTGTGTCCCTTGACGCTCTGGAGGAGTTTCGCGCCACGACGTCCACCTACTCAGCCGAATACGGCCGGTTCCCCGGTGGGCAGTTTTCGTTCACCACGCGGTCCGGCACAAACCAATTCCACGGATCGCTATTCGAGTACTTCCGCAACGACGTCCTGGACGCCAACAACTGGTTCAGCAATTCAACTGCAACTGCGAAACCGAAGGAGCGTCAGAACAACTTTGGCGGCACGCTGGGCGGTCCTGTCGTGCACGACCGGACGTTCTTCTTCGTTTCCTATGAAGCCCTACGGCTTCGGACGCCACAGCCGGCAGCGGTGACCGATGTTCCCACCATGGCGTTGCGCGCTTCCGCGCCCGAAGTCCTGCGCCCGTTTCTGAACGCCTTCCCGATGCCAAACGGGCCGGAGAGTGGCAACGGTCTGGCCACGTTCACCAGTTCGTGGTCGAACCCGGGAACGCTCGATTCCACCAGTGTCCGGATCGACCATAGCCTCAGCCAGAATTTCAAGCTCTTCGGCCGTTACGCCGATTCTCCCTCGGAGAACCGGTTGCGCTCCACCAGCAATTTGGCCCGCGCGACGATCCAGGAAGGCTCCTCGCGCTCCGCGACGATCGGCGCCACGAACGTGTTCAGCGCGCACTTGACGAACGACGCGAGGTTTAGCTACACCCGGAATGCCCAGGGGCAGGTGCATGAATTGGACACGTTTGGAGGGGCGACGCCGATTTCCATCGGCTCTCTGCCGGGGTACAACAACTCCAGCCAGCACTGGGTGGATTTCTATCTGCAGTGGGGTCTGCGTCCGAGCTACGCCCTGAATTCGAAGCGCAACGCGCAGCACCAGATCAACATCACCGATTCACTCAGCGCCTACTTCGGCAGCCATCGCATAAAGTTCGGCCTGGACTACCGCCGGCTAGCGACCTCACAGCCGTCGGCCGAACTGTACCAGTTCGCCATCTTCAACAGCCTGGCCGAGCTTACCTCCAACACGCCGGGCAATGTGACACTGGAGCGGTTTACAGGCGCCGTGGCTCCGGTGTACCAGAACTTCTCGCTCTTCGTACAGGACGAGTGGCGGCTGAAGCCACGCCTGACTCTTTCAGCGGGCCTCCGGTGGGACGTCAACCCGGCTCCAGCGGACGCGAACGGCAATCAGCCTTACAACGCGAACCAGCTCGACAACATTGCCACCATCGCACTTGCGCCTCAGGGTGATCCATTGTTCAAGACGCGCTGGGCGAACCTGGCTCCGCGCCTGGGCCTGGCATGGCAGGCGCGGCAGAACAACCGGGGCTTCGACACCGTGGTTCGACTGGGCGCCGGGCTGTTCTACGACACGGCCAACTCGAACGCATCCATGGGCTACTTCGGCGTCGGCCGGGCCAGCGCTCTTCGCTATCTCAGCAACAGCTCAGCGTTCCCGGCGAGTCCGTCGCAGTTCGCCCTGCTGAAGCCCGAAGATATCTCGACGCCGTACAACTTCACTCTCTACGCGATCGACCGGAACATGAAGTCGCCTTACACCATGTCGTGGAGTGCGGCGATGGAACAGGGGCTTGGCCAAGCCCAGACGCTGGCCGTGACCTATATCGGGTCGGGCTCGCGCCAGCTTCCGGTGGCGTGGACGATCAATGCAGCTTTACTGTCGGCCGTGAACCCGAACTTCATCAACTGGGGCATGGGGTACACGACCAACGCCGCCAATTCCGGCCATCAGGCGCTGCAGTTCCAGTTCCAGCGAAGGATGGCGCGCGGGTTGCAGGCATCGGTGTCGCACACCTGGGCGCATACGATTGACGACGCCACAAACAACTTCACCACGAGCAAGCTGCTGCGCGGCGATTCGGACTATGATGTCCGCCACAATTTCCAGGCCGCAGTGACCTGGGACGTACCGGGACGGCATCTGCTGACGCGCGACTGGTCTTTGGATACGCGGTTCGTCTCGCGCTCCGGCCTGCCCGTGGACATCCTCGGTACCACCGCGGTGGATCCGACTCTTGGCATCCAGGTTAGCTATCAGCCGAACGTCGTCGCCGGCCAGCCGCTGTATCTGTATAACGGCGCGCTGCCTGGTGGACGGGCCATCAACTTCAACGCCTTTTCGTCGGCCCCGGCGGGCATGCAGGGCAACTCCGGCCGCAACATCGCGCGTGGCTTCGGCGCGACTCAGCTCGACCTCGCCGTGCGCCGCGACTTCGTCATCACAGAACGCTTCCGGCTGCAGCTTCGCGCCGAGGGTTTCAACATCCTCAATCACCCGATCTTCGGTTCCATCTACAACCAGTTGTCGGTGGGCGCCGCGCGATTCGGTCTTGCGTATAACACGATGAACACCCAGCTCGGCGGCCTGAACTCGCTCTACCAGATGGGCGGACCCCGCTCTCTTCAGCTCGCCCTGAAGCTCCGTTTCTAG
- a CDS encoding aldo/keto reductase encodes MTFGEDLGGNSGASVEDSETILSHYLEQGGNFIDTANGYTRGHSEKIIGDFFQQGKGKRDRVVIATKFVMNLFAGDPNGGGAGRKAIVSQCEESLRRLQTDYIDLYYLHIWDRVTPIEETMSAMDDLVKAGKVRYLGISDTPAWKVAQAQVMAHFRGWNPLVALQIEYSLMQRTVEGELIPMAEELGLGVLPWGPLKGGALSGKYTRANGIKMQGLRGARIGDLTERQYDIIDAVGHIAAEANVAAPTVALAWLKSKSGVRSTIIGARTLEQLEANLKALDFTLTPEQITALDNASKPVLNFPADFLAYAPSVAQAGATVNGVPSQMTPLVPKDEGSRW; translated from the coding sequence ATGACCTTTGGAGAGGATCTGGGCGGAAACTCCGGAGCGAGTGTAGAGGACTCGGAAACGATCCTCTCGCACTACCTGGAGCAGGGTGGGAACTTCATCGATACCGCCAACGGCTATACCCGTGGGCACTCGGAAAAGATCATTGGTGACTTTTTCCAGCAAGGCAAGGGCAAGCGTGACCGTGTGGTGATCGCCACCAAGTTCGTGATGAACCTCTTCGCCGGCGATCCTAACGGGGGCGGGGCTGGAAGGAAGGCCATCGTCTCGCAGTGCGAGGAATCGCTGCGGCGGCTGCAGACCGACTACATCGACCTGTACTACCTGCACATCTGGGACCGGGTTACGCCCATTGAGGAGACGATGAGCGCGATGGACGATTTGGTCAAGGCGGGCAAGGTGCGTTACCTCGGCATCTCCGACACTCCGGCATGGAAGGTCGCGCAGGCGCAGGTGATGGCGCACTTCCGCGGCTGGAATCCCCTTGTGGCGCTGCAGATCGAGTATTCGCTGATGCAACGAACCGTGGAAGGCGAGCTGATTCCCATGGCGGAAGAACTGGGTCTCGGTGTCCTGCCTTGGGGCCCGCTGAAAGGCGGCGCTTTGTCCGGCAAGTACACGCGGGCCAACGGTATAAAGATGCAGGGGCTGAGAGGCGCCCGCATCGGAGACCTCACTGAGCGGCAATACGACATCATTGACGCGGTTGGCCACATTGCAGCGGAGGCCAACGTCGCCGCACCCACGGTGGCGCTTGCCTGGCTGAAGTCCAAATCTGGAGTGCGTTCCACCATCATCGGCGCCCGAACACTTGAGCAGTTGGAGGCGAATCTCAAGGCTTTGGATTTCACGCTTACGCCTGAGCAGATCACGGCGTTGGACAACGCGTCCAAGCCCGTGCTCAACTTTCCTGCTGATTTCCTCGCCTACGCGCCCTCCGTTGCCCAGGCGGGAGCGACAGTCAATGGCGTTCCGAGTCAGATGACTCCATTGGTTCCGAAAGACGAAGGTTCACGGTGGTGA
- a CDS encoding TetR/AcrR family transcriptional regulator: protein MSISSHKSSAKKPRAIQAPQRSNGKLRVAAILEAAAAVIDEKGYEGATMAEIAERSCTKIGSLYRFFPNKESLADTIVVNARQNLDAAFNQLDAGVNALSIRALTDHLMALIFDLFTRPGLIKLLDTDRDWSVKREEFRSALEQRLAKTLMTHTPDLSKKPAADIAQVVLLNAKTVAKHRAYFDSASSVPDEFRDMTRLYLQSRLGSPVSKKRIPS, encoded by the coding sequence TTGAGTATCTCCTCGCATAAGTCAAGCGCCAAAAAACCACGAGCCATTCAGGCGCCGCAACGCTCGAACGGCAAGTTGCGCGTGGCGGCCATACTGGAGGCCGCGGCGGCCGTCATCGATGAAAAAGGGTACGAAGGCGCAACCATGGCCGAGATCGCCGAGCGTTCCTGCACCAAGATCGGCTCGCTTTACCGGTTCTTTCCGAATAAGGAGAGCCTTGCGGACACGATTGTCGTGAATGCCCGCCAAAACCTCGATGCCGCGTTCAATCAATTGGATGCCGGTGTGAACGCTCTATCGATTCGAGCGCTGACGGACCATCTCATGGCCCTGATCTTCGACCTGTTCACCCGGCCTGGTCTCATCAAGCTTCTCGATACCGATCGGGACTGGTCGGTGAAACGGGAGGAGTTCCGGAGTGCGCTGGAGCAGCGCCTCGCCAAAACGCTGATGACCCATACGCCGGATCTGTCGAAGAAGCCGGCTGCGGATATCGCTCAGGTCGTCCTACTCAACGCGAAGACGGTGGCCAAGCACCGAGCGTACTTCGACTCCGCATCCAGCGTTCCGGATGAGTTTCGTGACATGACACGGCTCTATCTACAAAGCCGGTTAGGCTCACCTGTATCAAAGAAGCGCATCCCCTCATAA
- a CDS encoding DUF4256 domain-containing protein encodes MKAKTQGTTNSNDKKLSPEQQKQLLGVWKARFEKNRNRHEGLAWDPVRTKLEANPEKLWSLSEMERTGGEPDVLGRDETTAEFIFCDCSAESPKGRRSLCYDREALESRKQHKPENSALDMATAMGIEILTEDQYRELQRLGTFDTKTSSWIRTPPQIRRLGGALFCDRRYNTVFVYHNGAESYYAARGFRGSLRV; translated from the coding sequence ATGAAAGCAAAAACCCAGGGAACCACCAACAGCAACGACAAGAAGCTATCGCCAGAACAGCAGAAACAACTACTCGGAGTATGGAAGGCCCGTTTCGAGAAAAACAGAAACCGCCACGAAGGTCTTGCCTGGGATCCTGTACGAACCAAGCTGGAAGCCAACCCGGAAAAGCTCTGGTCCCTGAGTGAAATGGAGCGAACCGGGGGTGAACCGGACGTTTTGGGGCGCGATGAAACGACGGCCGAATTCATCTTCTGCGATTGTTCGGCCGAAAGTCCGAAGGGCCGCAGAAGTCTTTGCTATGACCGGGAAGCGCTGGAGTCGAGAAAGCAGCATAAGCCAGAGAACAGTGCGCTCGATATGGCAACTGCCATGGGCATCGAGATCCTAACGGAAGATCAGTATCGAGAGTTGCAGAGACTTGGAACCTTCGACACCAAGACCTCGAGCTGGATCAGAACACCTCCGCAAATCAGAAGACTGGGCGGCGCCCTCTTTTGTGATCGCCGCTACAACACTGTGTTCGTCTATCACAACGGCGCGGAGTCTTACTATGCCGCCAGGGGCTTCCGCGGCTCGCTCAGGGTCTAA
- a CDS encoding VOC family protein has protein sequence MALKRMDNVGIVVEDLGGAIDFFRELGLELEGRATIEGEWAGRITGLGDQRVEIAMMRTPDGHSRLELSRFLSPPVIADHRNAPVNALGYLRVMFAVDDIDETLERLRKRGAQLVGDVVQYKDSYRLCYIRGPEGLLIGLAQELS, from the coding sequence ATGGCGCTTAAAAGGATGGACAACGTAGGAATCGTCGTCGAGGACCTCGGAGGGGCGATTGATTTCTTTCGCGAGCTCGGCCTCGAACTCGAAGGGCGGGCGACGATCGAAGGAGAATGGGCAGGACGGATCACTGGACTGGGCGATCAGCGCGTGGAGATTGCCATGATGCGCACGCCGGACGGCCACAGCCGGCTCGAGCTCTCCCGCTTTCTCTCGCCGCCTGTCATCGCGGATCACCGCAACGCCCCCGTAAACGCTCTCGGCTACCTCCGCGTCATGTTCGCCGTGGACGACATCGACGAGACGCTGGAAAGGCTCCGCAAACGCGGCGCGCAGCTCGTAGGCGACGTAGTTCAGTATAAAGACTCGTATCGGCTCTGCTACATCCGCGGACCTGAAGGGCTTCTCATCGGACTCGCCCAGGAACTCAGCTGA
- a CDS encoding FAD:protein FMN transferase has protein sequence MGTLVRVVIETRERDRADHALRAAFGRVRELDAILSDYKPESELNRLCRAGRAQVSLDLFRNIEAAQSLAVGTNGAFDITIGDRTRSSTFRDLELDAKTRTVVLRKPNMKLDLGAIGKGYAGDEMLRVLRAHGCPHSMVALSGDVVVGEGGWAVRIEAAQQTLRLKNSAVSTAGDTGRRHIRDARTGQLVEQVWLVSVLARTGLEADGLDTALRIIGEEEGRKLAEARHVKAWFRRVA, from the coding sequence ATGGGCACGCTCGTGCGCGTGGTGATCGAAACCCGCGAACGCGACCGGGCCGACCACGCCCTTCGTGCCGCCTTTGGACGGGTCCGCGAGCTCGACGCCATCCTTTCCGACTACAAGCCCGAGAGTGAGCTGAACCGGCTGTGCCGCGCCGGCCGGGCGCAAGTGAGCCTGGACCTCTTTCGAAACATCGAGGCGGCGCAGAGTCTCGCCGTAGGCACGAACGGGGCCTTCGACATCACCATCGGCGACCGCACCCGCTCGTCCACCTTCCGGGACCTCGAACTCGACGCCAAGACACGCACAGTCGTACTCCGCAAGCCCAACATGAAGCTGGACTTGGGAGCGATCGGCAAGGGTTATGCGGGGGACGAGATGCTGCGGGTTTTGCGGGCTCACGGCTGCCCGCATTCCATGGTGGCTCTGAGCGGCGATGTCGTCGTGGGTGAGGGCGGCTGGGCGGTGCGGATCGAGGCGGCTCAACAGACTCTGCGGCTGAAGAACTCCGCCGTGTCGACCGCAGGGGACACCGGCCGGAGGCACATCCGGGACGCCCGCACCGGCCAGCTTGTGGAGCAGGTCTGGCTGGTGTCGGTGCTGGCCCGCACCGGGCTGGAAGCCGACGGACTCGATACCGCCCTGCGCATCATCGGCGAAGAGGAAGGCCGGAAACTGGCCGAGGCCCGCCACGTCAAGGCTTGGTTCCGGCGGGTTGCCTGA
- a CDS encoding formylglycine-generating enzyme family protein — translation MRTLRKFLFLLALPVAAQTAAPAKPAADDLKLVQALQRRIAAGTKEKKAPDMKSYKSTILGTDVGFEMVPIPGGEFTMGTPATEPGRKKDEGPQHKVRVDPFWMSAHEVTWDEYRLFQFAQADGKIPDVDAVSHPTRPYVEMSFGMGLNGFPAISMTQHAANKYAQWLSAKTGQFYRLPTEAEWEYACRADNAPADLAASAWYEANSDGKYQKVATKKPNAWGLYDMLGNVMEWTLDAYAPYTADAAVNPWVKSKTAYPQVARGGSWADPAGSIRCGARVASDASWKQQDPQLPKSIWYLTDAQWLGFRLVRPLKVPSVVEMNSYWNNGVEVDP, via the coding sequence ATGCGGACATTGCGTAAGTTCCTCTTTCTACTGGCTCTGCCGGTGGCCGCCCAAACAGCGGCCCCGGCCAAACCGGCCGCGGACGACCTGAAGCTCGTCCAGGCCCTGCAGCGCCGCATCGCCGCCGGAACCAAGGAGAAGAAGGCTCCGGACATGAAGTCCTACAAGTCCACGATCCTTGGCACCGACGTCGGCTTCGAGATGGTGCCTATCCCGGGCGGCGAGTTCACGATGGGCACGCCGGCCACCGAACCGGGCCGCAAGAAGGATGAGGGTCCCCAGCACAAAGTGCGCGTGGATCCGTTCTGGATGTCCGCCCATGAAGTGACCTGGGACGAATACCGCCTCTTCCAGTTCGCCCAGGCAGACGGGAAGATACCCGATGTGGACGCCGTCAGCCACCCGACGCGCCCCTATGTCGAAATGAGCTTCGGCATGGGTTTGAACGGCTTTCCGGCCATCAGCATGACCCAGCACGCGGCCAACAAGTACGCCCAGTGGTTGAGCGCCAAGACGGGGCAGTTCTACCGGCTGCCGACAGAAGCGGAGTGGGAGTACGCCTGCCGGGCCGACAACGCGCCGGCCGACCTCGCGGCCTCCGCCTGGTATGAAGCCAACAGCGACGGCAAGTACCAGAAGGTGGCCACGAAGAAGCCAAACGCCTGGGGCCTCTATGACATGCTGGGCAACGTGATGGAGTGGACGCTCGACGCGTATGCTCCTTACACGGCTGACGCGGCAGTCAACCCCTGGGTGAAGTCGAAGACCGCTTACCCGCAGGTAGCCCGCGGCGGCTCGTGGGCCGACCCGGCCGGCAGCATCCGGTGCGGCGCCCGTGTAGCCTCCGACGCCAGTTGGAAGCAGCAGGACCCGCAGCTCCCCAAGAGCATCTGGTACCTCACCGACGCCCAATGGCTCGGGTTCCGCCTGGTCCGGCCCTTGAAGGTCCCGTCGGTGGTGGAGATGAACTCCTACTGGAACAACGGAGTGGAAGTCGATCCGTAA